In a genomic window of Gloeothece verrucosa PCC 7822:
- a CDS encoding M10 family metallopeptidase C-terminal domain-containing protein, which translates to MNNWVYVADYNAGLQIFDVGTKLLLTGTANINGTGNNGNNGLTGNSGNNILSGGNGNDIYFFNASSSLGSDTIIETTTGGIDTLDFTGTTGNVNINLGISSTQTVVSSAELVPHPNQLQLTLSAGNVLENLLGGSSEDCLIGNSLNNTITGGAGNDTLLGGGGNDSLIEGAGNDILTGGTGNDKFIYQTRRAFETGDVGIDVVSDFTSGSDKIVLSKATFTALSSIVGNNISASDFAVVVDDANAASSNALIVYCSSTGSLYYNQNGSASGLGTGAEFIDLPSLAADGKNLTVADFAIIA; encoded by the coding sequence GTGAATAATTGGGTTTATGTTGCTGATTACAATGCAGGACTACAAATATTTGATGTTGGTACAAAGCTTTTATTGACGGGCACGGCAAATATTAACGGTACAGGTAACAACGGCAATAATGGATTGACGGGCAATAGTGGTAATAATATTTTATCGGGTGGCAATGGCAATGATATTTATTTTTTTAATGCTTCAAGCTCATTAGGAAGCGATACCATTATTGAAACCACCACAGGCGGTATCGATACCCTCGATTTTACCGGCACCACTGGCAATGTTAATATTAATTTAGGAATTAGCAGCACTCAAACCGTTGTAAGCAGTGCGGAACTCGTTCCGCACCCCAATCAACTTCAATTAACGCTTTCTGCTGGTAATGTTCTTGAAAATCTCCTTGGTGGGAGTAGCGAAGATTGCCTGATTGGGAATAGCCTTAATAACACTATAACTGGGGGTGCTGGCAATGATACTCTTTTGGGTGGCGGTGGTAATGATAGTTTGATTGAAGGTGCTGGCAATGATATTTTGACTGGAGGTACAGGTAATGATAAATTTATCTACCAAACTCGACGAGCTTTTGAGACTGGTGATGTGGGTATTGATGTGGTCAGCGACTTTACCAGTGGTTCTGATAAAATTGTCCTGAGCAAAGCAACTTTTACAGCACTTAGCAGTATTGTGGGAAATAATATTAGTGCCAGTGATTTTGCTGTAGTGGTGGATGATGCCAATGCTGCCTCTTCGAATGCTTTGATAGTTTATTGTAGTAGCACAGGAAGCCTTTACTACAATCAAAATGGTTCGGCATCTGGTTTAGGCACAGGAGCAGAGTTTATCGATTTGCCTTCTTTAGCGGCTGATGGAAAAAATTTAACTGTGGCAGATTTCGCTATTATAGCTTAG
- a CDS encoding 2OG-Fe dioxygenase family protein: MNLINLSKSFNCTADYFLEKIKGINLERLEKYFSQLPADPYLSGNYRFRRLSHLKIVKNQLIKLNSLPFYQSKDDNPLLGNVARIYPELDDRLITIPDFQKITQLFFEFCQLCTNINEIGIHQIRITTSNQQIGAPAPEGIHRDGVDLVGIFCVKRKDIEGGITNLYKAKDEQPIFSRILQPGEFLIFNDHQFFHYTSAITALNSGLRDVFVFTCPGSFAPDSSYSTVSRN; the protein is encoded by the coding sequence ATGAATCTCATCAATTTAAGTAAAAGTTTTAATTGTACGGCTGACTATTTTCTAGAAAAAATCAAGGGCATCAATTTAGAGCGATTGGAAAAATATTTTAGTCAGCTTCCGGCTGACCCTTACTTATCCGGAAATTACCGCTTTCGCCGATTATCTCATCTGAAAATCGTTAAAAATCAACTTATTAAGTTAAATTCACTTCCGTTTTATCAATCAAAAGATGATAATCCTCTATTAGGCAATGTGGCCAGAATTTATCCTGAACTAGATGATCGCTTAATTACTATACCAGATTTTCAGAAAATTACTCAACTGTTTTTCGAGTTTTGTCAACTGTGTACTAATATCAATGAAATAGGCATTCACCAAATTAGAATAACCACATCAAATCAGCAAATTGGCGCACCGGCACCGGAAGGAATTCATCGAGATGGTGTTGATTTAGTGGGGATATTTTGTGTTAAAAGAAAAGACATTGAAGGGGGTATTACTAATTTATATAAAGCAAAAGATGAACAACCAATTTTCAGCAGAATTTTGCAGCCTGGCGAATTTTTAATTTTTAATGATCATCAATTTTTCCATTATACTTCAGCTATTACGGCTTTAAACTCAGGTCTTCGGGATGTATTTGTGTTTACTTGCCCTGGATCATTCGCTCCTGATAGCTCATATTCTACTGTTTCTAGGAATTGA